The genomic DNA CTCCACCTGCTTATTCCTTACCTGTTCGGCTATGCCGGCTTTCTTGATTGATTTCGGCAATAAGGACTTTAGATTATAAAACATAAAATTAAATTTTCTCTTTCTTGAGATAAAGAGTCTGGGTCGGAAAAGCGATTTCTATTTTTTCTTCGGAAAATTTGTTTAAAATTCCAAAATTTATGCTCTGCTGCGTATCCATATAAAAATTGTAGTCGCCGGAATTAACATAATAAACAATTTCAAAAACCAAACTGAAATCCCCGAAATTTTTAAGATGAACCCTGTCCAGCCGGGTATCTTTCTGGCCGGCAACAATCTCTTTTATTAAGCTGGGTATTTTTTCCAATTTTTCTCTCGAAGTATTATAAGCCACGCCAACGGTAAAAACTATCCGCCTCTCCCGCATAACACCGAAATTCTGGACCCGGGCGCTGGTCAGTTCATTATTGGAAATTACAATTTCTTCTCCCTGCAAGGCCTGAATTCTGGTTGTTTTTATTCCAACCCTTTTTACCGTTCCCATGTGCTCGCCCACGATAATAAAATCTCCGATTTTAAAGGGCTTGTCAAAATAAATGGCGAAGGAGCTAAAAAGATCGCCCAGGATATTCTGCAAGGCCAAAGCCACCGCAATTCCGCCGATGCCCAATCCGGCGACCAAAGAAGTAATCTGGTATCCCATATTATCCAAAATCAAAACCGCGGCAATAACCCAAAGAACAATTTTTACAGTTATCCCTAAAAATTTAATAATCCCCGGATCGCCTTCCCCGCTTCTTTTTTCTATGGCCATTTTAACGCCGTAATCGGTTAAAGTCGCCAAAAATCTGACAATATAATAAACCATGGCGATAAGAAAAATATAGAAAGACCATTCTTTCACGAATAAAGGCGTGGTGATAAAAAATAAAGAAAAATAAAAAGAAATGAAAATGTAAAACGGCCAATGAATAGAATCAAGGGCGTCAATTGCCATATCGTCTATCTCGGTTTTTGTTTTTTGCGATATTTTTCTAAGCTTGGCGACTGCTCCGGATTTAAAAAGTCTTAAAACTATTAAGGCGGCCAAAAATATTAAAACCGCTATAAGCCAATCACCGACAGAGTTACCTAAAAATTCAACCCTCAAAAAAGTATTATTTTCAATAAAATTTTTTATATTTTCCATGAACTAATTTTTTTATAATTAAAGTTTCTTTATTTGATCCTTTAATTTTTCAAGGTTAACTTGGCTAGTTTTTAATTTTTCTTCTTCTTTCTTAACAATCTCCGCCGGCGCCTTGGACGTAAATTCTTTATTTTTTAATTTTCTTTCCGTGGCCGTAATCATTTTTTCCAAATTAACGATTTCTTTTTTAATCCTCTGCTCTTCTTTTTCCTTGTCAATCACGCCGATTAAATAAATCTCAATATTATGATTTTTATCATTGGCAATATTACTAATTCTAACGCATATTTCGTCTTTATATCCCTCTCCACTTTCTTTAAATTCTAATTTACTAATCCCAGTCCTAAGTCCTTTAATCAATTCCTGATTATATTCAATTAATGCTTTATAATTTCCAGAAATTATAACTGCTTCTACCTTCTTTGAGGCGTCAACTCTGTTTTCTGCCCTGGCATTTCTTATACCGATAATAATACCCTGCAATATTTGGAACCCACCGGCGTCAACCATAAATTTTATCGCCTCTTTTTCATTATACTCCGGCCATTTTTCAACCATCAAAAACTTATCTTTCCCGTAAATTTCCTGCCAAATAGTTTCGGTTACAAATGGCATAAACGGATGCCAAAGTTTTAATAAATCTCTTAATACGTATAGCAATACTTTTTCTGTTTCAGTCCCTTTTTGAAATTTTGTTGCCTCCAAATACCAATCCGCTAACTCGTCCCATGTAAAATTCCTAAGAATCTCGCCAGCACTTGAAAATTTATAATTATCCAAATAATCATTAACCAGCTTTATGGTATCCCACAAATTAGACAAAATATACTTATCCGCCAAAGTCAACTTGCTATAATCAATTTTACATTCTGAATTGTCATTTTGATTTTTGATTTTTACATTTTGCATTATAAAACGGCTGATGTTCCAGAGCTTATTCGTAAAATTTCTGAACCCGGCGATTTTTTCTTCAAAAATCCTGGTATCATTGCCCGGCGTATTGCCGATAAGCAGGGATAAGCGAACCGCATCCGTGCCGTATTTTTTTATCACGTCAATCGGGTCAATGCC from Patescibacteria group bacterium includes the following:
- a CDS encoding mechanosensitive ion channel family protein, producing MENIKNFIENNTFLRVEFLGNSVGDWLIAVLIFLAALIVLRLFKSGAVAKLRKISQKTKTEIDDMAIDALDSIHWPFYIFISFYFSLFFITTPLFVKEWSFYIFLIAMVYYIVRFLATLTDYGVKMAIEKRSGEGDPGIIKFLGITVKIVLWVIAAVLILDNMGYQITSLVAGLGIGGIAVALALQNILGDLFSSFAIYFDKPFKIGDFIIVGEHMGTVKRVGIKTTRIQALQGEEIVISNNELTSARVQNFGVMRERRIVFTVGVAYNTSREKLEKIPSLIKEIVAGQKDTRLDRVHLKNFGDFSLVFEIVYYVNSGDYNFYMDTQQSINFGILNKFSEEKIEIAFPTQTLYLKKEKI